CATTTCAATGCCGATGCCGCACGAACGCAGCGCTGCAAGGGCTTGCGGAGCATCCACGCGCAGGCGGTCGGTGAAGGTGAAGGCGGCGCGGAGCATGCCATCGACGCCGAGGACGGTTGCCGCACCATCGGCGGCGTCCGGATTCCTCAGGGCCCAGCAGGCCCGGCCAAGCCGGTAGGACCTGCCTCCCAGCCGTCCGGATATGCCTAGGCCGGGATGTTCCTTCACTGCATCGAATTTCAGCTTTGCGGCGGGATAAGCCTCGGCGATTGCCCGTGCGCTCGGATGGCGTGAGAGAGCGGCAAGGGCGGAAGCGATCTCCAGTGGCTGGCCATTCGCAGCAAAGGTCGATGTCGCGACCGGGTGGCCTGATGTCAGCGTGCCGGTTTTGTCGAAGACAACGATATCGATCTGGGCGAGCCGCTCCATGGCGGAGCCGTCCTTGACCATGATGCCGTTTTCAAACAGGCGACGGGCAGCGACGACCTGCACGATCGGCACGGCAAGGCCGAGCGCGCAGGGGCAGGTGATGATCAGAACGGCAATGGCAATGGTGATCGCCCGGTGCCAGTCGCCGGAGACGAAAAGCCAGCCGATGCAGGTGAGAAGCGCCGTCAGGTGGACGACGGGCGAGTAGAGCGCCGAGGCACGATCGGCGATGCGGCGATAGGTGCTGCGGCTGCTTTCGGCGGCCTCCATCAGGCGGACGATTTCTGCGAGGAAAGATTCGCGCGCGATCGCGGTAACGCGGATGACGAGCGGCCCTGAGAGGTTCAGCGTGCCGGCCCGGACAGTGTCGCCTCTCGTGTTGGCCTGCGGCGCGGACTCGCCGTTGACGAGCGAGCAATCCATATCCGACATGCCCTCTACAACGGTGCCATCCACGGGTACCCGCTCGCCCGCCGTCACCAGAAGCTGCATGCCGACGGAGATTTCGCCGAGTGGCAAATAGCTGTGGCTGCCATCCCCGCGCAGTATAACCGCACCTTTCGGCTGAAGTCGGACAAGCCCCTTCACCGCCGCCCGCGCCTTGTCGCGCATGACGTGATCCAGCGTGCGACCGATCAGGAGGAAAAAGAGCAGCGAAACAGACGCATCGAAATAGGCATGTTCGCCATGATGCAATGTCTCATAGAGGCTCATGCCGAAGGCAAGCGAGACGCCGAGCGCGATCGGCACGTCCATGTTCATGCGGCCATGCTTCAGCGCATTCCAGGCGGAGCGGAAATAGATGCGGCCGGCAAAGAGTAGCGCCGGAAGCGCAATCAGCGGCGACAGCCAGTGGAAGAGATCGCGTGTCGAGCCATCCGCGCCCGACCAGACGGAGACCGAGAGCAGCATGATATTTCCGGCGGCAAAACCCGAAACGGCAATCGCGCGCATGAGCTCGCCACGCGTCTTGTCGCTTTCGGCAGCGTCGCTGTCGAAGAGATGGGCGGGATAGCCGAGCGCGGCCAGCTTTTCCACAAATTGCGGGGTCGCGACGTCCTTCCAGGAGACGGTGACGCGCCGGGTCGAGAGATTGACGCGAGCGCTGAAAACCTCGTCGAGCGCCCCGAGTTCGCGCTCAATCAGGGTGATGCAGGCGCCACAATGGATATCCGGCACCGCAAGCTCCGTCTGTAGGAGGCCGTTTCCGAGCGGGCGGCTTTCGAGCCTAAGCTCATCAATGCCCGGCAGGCGGGTGGCGGCGAGCCCGATTTCCGTTCCAGGAGCGCAGCAGCTCATTGCAGCACTCCGTTCTCGATGGTGATGCGCAGGGTGCTGCGATAGGGTGTTTCGAGCCCCGCCTCGGCGTTGATCTCAACGTCCCAAATACCATCGCGCAGCTTGTCGACCGAGATGAGATCGCCATTGTCAGCAGGTGTGAGCGTCGTCGTCCAGTTGGCGCCCTGATAGGCCGGGTGGCGAAAGACGACGGTTGCCGAGCGGGCAGGGACAGGCTTTCCATCCGCACTGGCAAGCCGA
This genomic stretch from Pararhizobium capsulatum DSM 1112 harbors:
- a CDS encoding cation-translocating P-type ATPase; the encoded protein is MSCCAPGTEIGLAATRLPGIDELRLESRPLGNGLLQTELAVPDIHCGACITLIERELGALDEVFSARVNLSTRRVTVSWKDVATPQFVEKLAALGYPAHLFDSDAAESDKTRGELMRAIAVSGFAAGNIMLLSVSVWSGADGSTRDLFHWLSPLIALPALLFAGRIYFRSAWNALKHGRMNMDVPIALGVSLAFGMSLYETLHHGEHAYFDASVSLLFFLLIGRTLDHVMRDKARAAVKGLVRLQPKGAVILRGDGSHSYLPLGEISVGMQLLVTAGERVPVDGTVVEGMSDMDCSLVNGESAPQANTRGDTVRAGTLNLSGPLVIRVTAIARESFLAEIVRLMEAAESSRSTYRRIADRASALYSPVVHLTALLTCIGWLFVSGDWHRAITIAIAVLIITCPCALGLAVPIVQVVAARRLFENGIMVKDGSAMERLAQIDIVVFDKTGTLTSGHPVATSTFAANGQPLEIASALAALSRHPSARAIAEAYPAAKLKFDAVKEHPGLGISGRLGGRSYRLGRACWALRNPDAADGAATVLGVDGMLRAAFTFTDRLRVDAPQALAALRSCGIGIEMLSGDRAVAAAETAKVLDITHWQAQVLPGDKVHRLNELALDEYRVLMVGDGLNDAPALAAAHVSMAPATAADIGRNAADFVFLRESLSAVPLALSVSREAGKLIRQNFALAIGYNALAVPIAILGYVTPLVAAIAMSVSSILVIANALRLKAPAPQPAKRNGMGRVMGVVAP